One window of Triticum dicoccoides isolate Atlit2015 ecotype Zavitan chromosome 5A, WEW_v2.0, whole genome shotgun sequence genomic DNA carries:
- the LOC119302115 gene encoding ER membrane protein complex subunit 3-like, producing MAEELVLDTAIRDWVLIPLSVVMVLIGVLRYFVSKLMRSPPSASPSPDPKTVKEGQVVIRARNLRNGAQFIPAKAFKARKLYYTNGEAGLLHVPKEDAQKAQAAMFSDPNMAMDMMKKNLSMIVPQTLTFAWVNFFFSGFVAAKIPFPLTQRFRGMLQNGIDLSTVDVSYVSSRSWYFLNLFGLRGLFSLILGEENATDDAQKMMAMGGGMGFNPAMSLSAEKDSLDIIQHDWALPKMERHAEEVLRKLLKN from the exons ATGGCTGAGGAGCTGGTGCTCGACACGGCGATCCGGGACTGGGTCCTCATCCCGCTCTCCGTGGTCATGGTGCTCATCGGCGTGCTCCGCTACTTCGTCTCCAAGCTCATGCGCTCCCCGCCGTCGGCCTCCCCCTCCCCCGACCCCAAGACCGTCAAGGAGGG GCAGGTCGTCATCAGGGCGAGGAACCTGAGGAACGGCGCGCAGTTCATCCCGGCCAAGGCCTTCAAGGCCCGCAAGCTTTATTACACCAACGGG GAAGCCGGATTGCTTCATGTTCCTAAAGAGGATGCCCAGAAGGCTCAGGCGGCTATGTTTTCGGACCCAAACATGGCCATGGATATGATGAAGAAGAATCTCTCCATGATAGTTCCACAG ACACTTACATTTGCATGGGTGAACTTCTTCTTTTCCGGTTTTGTTGCAG CCAAAATCCCCTTTCCATTGACTCAACGATTCAGGGGAATGCTGCAAAATGGGATAGACCTGAGTACTGTTGATGTGAGCTATGTTAGCAGCCGTTCATG GTACTTCCTCAATTTATTTGGCTTGAGGGGTCTTTTCAGTCTCATCCTTGGTGAAGAAAATG CTACTGATGATGCCCAAAAGATGATGGCGATGGGTGGTGGAATGGGCTTTAATCCAGCAATG AGCTTGAGCGCAGAGAAAGACAGCCTCGACATCATCCAGCATGACTGGGCTTTACCGAAGatggagcgtcatgccgaagaggtGTTGAGGAAACTACTGAAGAATTGA
- the LOC119302117 gene encoding ervatamin-C-like has protein sequence MARPSLLLLLLVSACAALAVADDDPMVRRFERWMGKHGRAYTDAGEKQRRLEVYRKNVELIEEFNSGGHSYTLTDNKFADLTNEEFRAKVLGLGAPGRTGRRAPRTENFAPVTMPEKEADNDNSTLPKEVDWRKKGAVVPVKNQGGCGSCWAFAAVAAMEGLNHIKKGKLVSLSEQELVDCDAEAVGCAGGFMSWAYEFVMDNHGLTTEASYPYLGVNGVCQTAKLNETTVSIAGYRNVTANSEPDLLRAAAAQPVSVAVDAGGFVWQLYGGGVFSGPCTAQVNHGVTVVGYGETNATVDEGSGKYWIIKNSWGAGWGEAGYMRLQRDAGMPTGLCGVALLASYPVM, from the exons ATGGCCAGGCCCTCCCTACTTCTCCTGCTGCTCGTCTCGGCCTGCGCCGCTCTCGCTGTTGCCGACGATGATCCGATGGTCAGGAGGTTCGAGCGGTGGATGGGCAAGCACGGCCGCGCCTACACCGACGCCGGCGAGAAGCAGAGGAGGCTCGAGGTGTACAGGAAGAACGTTGAGCTCATCGAGGAGTTCAACTCCGGTGGCCACAGCTACACGCTGACCGACAACAAGTTCGCCGACCTGACGAACGAGGAGTTCAGGGCCAAGGTGCTCGGCCTAGGCGCTCCGGGGCGAACCGGCCGGCGCGCTCCGAGAACAGAGAACTTTGCCCCC GTGACAATGCCTGAAAAAGAGGCTGACAATGATAATAGTACTCTGCCCAAGGAGGTGGACTGGAGGAAGAAAGGGGCGGTGGTGCCGGTGAAGAACCAGGGCGGCTGCGGCTCGTGCTGGGCGTTCGCGGCGGTGGCGGCCATGGAGGGGCTGAACCACATCAAGAAGGGGAAGCTGGTGTCGCTGTCGGAGCAGGAGCTGGTGGACTGCGACGCCGAGGCGGTGGGGTGCGCCGGCGGGTTCATGAGCTGGGCCTACGAGTTCGTCATGGACAACCACGGCCTGACCACCGAGGCCAGCTACCCGTACCTGGGCGTCAACGGCGTCTGCCAGACGGCCAAGCTCAACGAGACCACGGTGAGCATCGCCGGGTACCGGAACGTGACGGCCAACAGCGAGCCGGACCTGCTGCGGGCCGCCGCCGCGCAGCCCGTGTCGGTGGCCGTCGACGCGGGGGGCTTCGTGTGGCAGCTCTACGGTGGCGGCGTCTTCTCGGGGCCCTGCACCGCGCAGGTGAACCACGGCGTCACCGTGGTGGGCTACGGCGAGACCAACGCCACCGTCGACGAGGGGTCCGGGAAGTACTGGATCATCAAGAACTCGTGGGGGGCGGGGTGGGGCGAGGCCGGCTACATGCGTCTGCAGCGCGACGCCGGCATGCCCACCGGCCTGTGCGGCGTCGCTCTGCTCGCGAGCTACCCCGTCATGTGA
- the LOC119302116 gene encoding uncharacterized protein LOC119302116 — MVLPIRPVEDGSISSWVEREGERTEYSRPQLLEDIWCHIHSLLPMRDAARAACVSRAFLSLWRCHPNLTFSMEALGMNMNPCGEDEIGNFTKKVDHILKNRSRIGVKTLRIVFRYSNAMVSNVDRWLQTAVTPEIEELTVQLTPGIEELTVQLTPGIEELTVQLSSASGTYYNFPWSLLANGNGNSMQHLRLSHCVFSPSVELGLKKMTRIDLCYVCITEEQLGCLLHNCFVLQWMRLSQCSPLTCLKIPFHLQQLRYLKVFECRSLQVIGIEAPNLVSFNFHDSHQVQISFGVALQLKKLGMSHPGAVCYARADLPLSLPNVEDLSLSSCSEMVDTPMLPSKFLHLKYLSVSLCTVTFSPAYDYCSLISFFDAAPSLETFFLNVLQKDMKHESIVGDHSNLRQVPGHRHDNLKTVKIIGFSSAKSLVELTCHIIENATSLECLTLDTTRGHPWASCSSNSTGKCLLLHLDFLAEARKGLSAIRTYVEPKVPSRVKLNAVEPCRRCHDLEPTP, encoded by the exons ATGGTGCTTCCTATTCGACCAGTTGAGG ATGGATCGATTAGTTCATGGGTTGAAAGGGAGGGCGAAAGAACAGAATACTCCAGGCCACAACTTCTGGAG GACATCTGGTGTCATATACATTCCCTACTACCAATGCGAGATGCTGCCCGAGCTGCTTGCGTGTCTCGTGCCTTTCTAAGTTTATGGAGATGCCATCCAAATCTTACATTCAGTATGGAAGCACTGGGCATGAATATGAATccgtgtggagaggatgaaataggAAATTTCACCAAAAAAGTTGACCACATCTTAAAAAACCGCTCACGCATTGGTGTGAAGACACTCAGGATTGTTTTCCGTTATTCCAATGCCATGGTCAGCAATGTTGATAGGTGGCTTCAGACAGCTGTTACACCTGAGATTGAAGAACTCACTGTTCAGCTTACACCTGGGATTGAAGAACTCACTGTTCAGCTTACACCTGGGATTGAAGAACTCACTGTTCAGCTATCTTCAGCATCGGGAACATACTACAACTTCCCATGGTCTCTTTTAGCTAATGGGAATGGAAACTCGATGCAGCATCTACGCCTTTCCCATTGTGTTTTCTCTCCCAGCGTTGAACTTGGCTTAAAAAAGATGACAAGGATTGATTTGTGTTATGTCTGTATCACAGAGGAGCAGCTGGGGTGCCTTCTTCACAATTGCTTTGTTCTCCAATGGATGCGACTCTCACAATGCAGTCCGCTAACTTGCCTTAAGATTCCGTTCCATCTGCAACAGCTCAGATACCTGAAGGTGTTTGAATGCAGGTCTCTACAGGTGATAGGGATAGAAGCTCCAAACCTCGTCAGTTTTAATTTTCATGATTCCCACCAGGTACAGATATCATTTGGAGTAGCATTGCAATTGAAGAAGCTCGGCATGTCCCATCCTGGTGCTGTATGTTATGCTCGTGCTGATCTCCCATTGAGCTTGCCAAATGTTGAAGATCTTTCCCTGAGTTCATGTAGTGAG ATGGTCGATACACCAATGCTGCCTAGCAAATTCTTACACCTCAAGTACTTGAGTGTCAGTCTTTGTACAGTGACATTTTCGCCGGCCTATGACTATTGTTCTCTCATATCCTTCTTTGATGCTGCTCCTTCCTTGGAGACTTTCTTCTTGAAT GTGTTGCAGAAAGACATGAAGCATGAGTCAATCGTGGGAGACCATTCAAATTTGAGGCAGGTACCAGGACACCGCCATGATAACCTTAAGACAGTGAAGATCATCGGTTTCTCCTCGGCGAAGAGCTTGGTTGAGCTGACATGCCATATCATTGAGAATGCGACGTCACTCGAATGCCTTACATTGGACACGACACGAGGGCATCCTTGGGCCAGCTGCTCATCCAACAGTACTGGCAAGTGCTTGCTGTTGCACTTGGACTTTTTGGCGGAAGCTCGTAAGGGGCTCTCGGCTATCAGGACATATGTTGAGCCAAAGGTTCCCTCCAGAGTCAAGCTAAATGCCGTGGAGCCTTGCCGCCGATGCCATGACCTCGAGCCGACGCCATGA